TTCGTCGACGAGTTCCCCAAAACGCAGTCCGGCAAGATCATTCGGCGGGCCATCCAGGCCACCTATACCAACGAGGACCTCGGTGACATGAGCAGCATCGAGAATCCCAAAGCGCTCGAGGAACTCGAGGACGCGCGATAGAACTGGGGTCGCAGGAATTCAACCGCGCCGTAGACACCGGGTCGCCGTCCTGTTGACGGGCTGGTCTCTCCCGACGGTGTGGGGAATCGTTATACTCTGGGAGGAGGGGGCGTTCTAGTATCTGATTCGGGCTGCCCCGCATTGACCCAGCACTTTTCACGCCCTCGTGCAACGGTCCGCAATTAGTCTGGTGAGTGAGCATGGCAACTACATCGAAGAAAGGGACTGGAGCGGGTCGAGCCTCGTCGCGGGCTCACCGACGAGCAAGCCGACGATCGATCCCAACACGAACGCCGCGCCGATTCGGTAGACGATCGGGACCGAGCGGTATCGTTGCCAGAACAATTAGCGGTGCTTGTTGCCATTTAACACGCCTTCTCGTCTATCGTATCGCAGTTCAAAAACGGGTGACCGTCGTCGGAAACGCTTCCGATACCGACACCGCTGTGGCGGACGAACGGGATGTGAGTGCCCGAGTACGATGACCGAGACGAGCGCAGTGAACCGGGCGCTCCCAGTAGTGAGTTGGACCCGAGATCAGAGACCTGGAACACCGAACAGGAGCGTGAACGCGGCGGCTCCGAGCAGTACCACGCCCAGAGCAATAGCGACGTCCTCGCCGTCGGGAGCCAGCCGTTCGAGCGAGACGACGAGCGTCAGGCCGACCATCACGAGGGGATTCATCGTACCCAGCACAACCATGAGCGCGAATAGCGGCCAGGTACAGGTGACGCAGTTCACAGCGTACTCGAGGCCGTCGCGAGCCATGTGGGTGGCTGCGGGACGGTGCGGGACGGACCGACAGCAGCCACACCGCTCGAGGACGTCGCGTTTCAGCGACGTGAACTGGTAGCCGCCGGCGAACGCGAGCAGCCCGCCGACCACGAACGTGCCGACGCTGACGCCCAGTACCGTCGCGGTCAGTAGGCCGTGAATCGAGACGAGGAACTCGATCGCCAGCGGGACTGCGCCGACCAGCGTCCAGACGAGGCCGTACGCCCCGAGGAACGCGGCGATCGAGGGGAGGAAGACGGACGGCTCGTCGCACAAGACGTCCCGATACCGACGAACGGCGGGGACGAGCGCCGGGAGCATCATCGCCAGCATCATCGTCCCCACATGAGGAGGTACGCCGCGACGCCGGCAAATCCGTTCGCCGCGGCCAGCGCCTCGGGAACGCCGGGAGCGCGCATCGGTGCCTCGAGTCCGGCCGGGGCCGGTCCGAGCCCGGGGAGCCATTCCTCGAAGAGGACGAGCCACAGCAGGGCGGACAGCGAGAGGACGAGCGTGTCCGCGACCGGGAGGGTGTCGAAATCGATACGATCACTGAACGGGAATGTATTATCGAAATCATCGGGTGCGCAGCGGGACGGTCGACGGGCTGTCAGTTCGATTCGGAGTCGGCCCCGGAGACGGGGTGTTGGCCGTCGCAATCGCGGTGGCAGGTTACGGACTTCTGTCGCTACCGTTCGACCGATCTCGTCGATCACGCTCGAGGATGGCACCGCCTGCGCCGACGGCGACGTCAACGGAGACGGTCGCCAGCCCGTCATCGACGTCGGCGCTCGAGCGGGCGAGCGCAAGGTCCAGCAGCGACTGTTCGGTGGGAGCCTCGAGTTCGGTCCAGCGGACGCTCTTCTCGCGTTCGTAGATCCGGCCACCGGTCGCGACCGCAATCGCGTCCGTTCCGACCGACCGGATCGCCTGAAGCGCCCCCTGCCCGACGTAGAGCGGAGTCCAGTTCTCGCACTTGGGGTCGTACCGGTAGGCGATTCCGTCGGCACCGGCGATGAACACGGAGCCGTCGTCGGCCCAGATGTCCTGGAAGTCGACCTGTGCGTTTCGGACGCCGATCCGCTCCCACTCGTCTTCCGGATCGCTGTCCGTGGGTTCAGTATCCGCTGGCTCGCCGTCTCTGGGACCGCTATCCGTCGAGTTGTCAGTTGCGGCGTCGCTGTCCGCCGACTCGTCGTTCCGGGATTCGAAGTAGGCCCCACCGCTCGTGTCGACGGCGTAGAACCCGTCCGGCCCCGCCGTCAGGCCGGGGATCGTCGACCCGCCGCCGGGTTTGACTACGTCACCCCAGACTGGGCACCCGTCTTCGACGAGACAGTCGAGGACTTCCCCGGAGCCGTTCGCGACCCGTACCCGCTCTTCGCCGGTCGAACCGGTGACGGCGATCGCCTCCCAGGTGCTCGTCTTCTCCATCGGCGCGGAGTAGTCGCTGAGGTGGCCGTCGGCCACGTCATAGTAGCCGAGCGCGCCGCTATCGCCGGCGAACCAGAGCCGGCAGTCGTCGTCGGTCGTCGCGATAGATCGGAGGGTGTTCTCCGAGACGCCCGGCCCGCGCTCGAGGAGGACGCGCCACCCCTCAGCGGTCCGGTGGAGCAAGAGCCCACCTTCGCCGCAGGCGTAGGGGCCGTCCTGTCCGTGAGCGACGCCGTGGAGCGTCCGCGATGTCGGCGACTCGACCGCCGACCAGCCGCCTCGCTCGTCATCGCTCTCGTCGCCAGCTTCGTTCCCGGTCGGCCGTTCGTCGGCGCGCTCGCGCTCGTCGGAGCGGGGTTCACCCTCGGTCGCGGACCCACCGTTGGACCGCCGCGTTCCCTCGGCGTCGCCGTTCCCGCTGGGTTCGTCGCCCTCGTCCGCTACCACCGGGCTGACGCGCTGGAGCCAGTCGATCGCGTCGGACAGTGACTCGTCGAACCGGTCGATCATTGCACCACCTCGTGTGCCGCTGCGACTCGCGAGACGCCGACGCTGTAGGCGGCCTCTCGCCAGCTCAGTTCGCACCGCTTGCGGCGGTCTCGAACGTCATCGACCGCGTCCGTGAGCGCGTAGCCGAACTCGTTGCTCACGCGGGCGTCGCTCTGTCGGTCGCGACCGACGCTCCGGACCCACTCGAGGTGGGCCGCGATCATCGTCCCGGCCGTCGCCAGCACGTCGGGAATGACGGCGATATCGCGGTCTTCAAGGGCGCGCTGGCCGCCGGGGGTTACACTCCCTGTCGCGCCTTCGACGACGAGATCGGCCTGAATCGCGTCCGCGTTCTTCGCGGTCACCACCGTCGCGGGTGCCGAAAGGACCAGCGCGTCGACGTTCCGTTCGAGGACGTTCCGGGTACCGATCATCTCTCCGTCGTCGTACTCGGCGAGCGCTCCCGGCCGCTCGAGATAGCTCGGGGCGAGGTCCGCGTCGAGCCCGTCCTCGTCGTCGGGAGCGGTGAGGCCGGCCTGATCGCTGCACATCGCGACGACGGTGCCACCCCGAAACTCGAGCAGGCGGGCGGCCGTCGCGCCGAGGGGGCCGGTACCGTAGACGGCGATCGTCGCGTCGGATAGCGACCGGTCGCGGTCCGTCTCGAGGACGTCCTGTGTCACGTGGGCGATGCTCTGCCCACTCGCCCGGGTGATCTCTCGGAATCCACCGATTGCCGGCGGTTTGCCGGCGACCGTCGCGTTGCGCGGACCGTCGACACGGTCGGCGACGGCGTCGGCAAACTGCGCCATCGTGCGCTCGTCGGTCCCAACGTCCGGGACGAAGACGTCGCTGTCGGGACCAACGCCGGTAACGCTGGCCGCGTAGGATCGGGTGAGGCGGACGCGTTCGTCCCGCGAGAGGGTCGCCGGATCGACCGCGACCCCGCCCGCCGCGCCGCCGAACGGGATTCCTGCGAGCGCGGCGCTGACGGTCGTTGCGGCCGCGAGCCCGGCGCAATCGTCACCGGTTAGCCCAGGGGTATATCGATGCGGTCCGACGTACGGTCCGCGAACGCCGTCGTGGCGGACACGGTAGCCATCACAGGTGCCGAGCGTGCCGTCGTCGCGCTCGAACTGGACCGTGATCCGCTGGCGGTGACGCGGATACAGGAGTCGCTGCTCGATCTCGTCTGGAAGCGAGAGCCGCCGCGCGGCGGTCATCGCGTACGTCCATGGGGCGTCGAGATCGGGATCTGTCCGACTCTGTTCGTCGTTGGCAGGATCTGTGTCTGTTGTCATCGTGAATGGATCGGGTCGTCAGTTCGGCCGACCCGTTCGGTCAGTCGACCGAACCCATCGGTCGACCTCGAACCGGTCGGTTAAGCCGGTTCACACGGTCGAGTTGCGGCGCTGATTCGAGTAGCCGTCCGCGACCGCTACCCGGTGCGAACGCGGACGGCTGACGCTCATGGGCAGTCGCAAAAGAGACAGCGCCGCTCCCACTCGTAGTGTTCCTCGAGGCGCTCGTTGCCGCGCGTACTCGGCCGATAGGCATTGGTTCGGCCGTCGAGAGGATGTTTCTCGACATACCCTTCTTCGATGAGTTCCGCCAGGTTCTGGTAGAGCCGTCCCTGGGTGATCTCATCGTCGTAGTAGTAGTCGAGTTCGTCCTTGATAACGAGGCCGTGCGGATTGCGGTCCGCGAGCATCCGAATGACGAACAGCTGATCTCGCTTAAAGCCGGTCAGGTTCGTCAACGGCTGAGGGTCTGTGCCGTCGTCCGTCGCCGGGTGCTCGCCGTCGTCGGGAAGCGGCTCGTCACTGTCGTTGGGACTCGATTCGTCACCGCCGTCAGTGTTCGGTGGGGTGTGATTGGACATCGGTTCGTCATCGGCGGCGGAACCGCCGAAACTACGCGCGGGGATCGAACCCGCAGCCGGCCAGATCCGAGCGTAGCGAGCGGCGTCAGGGGCCGTATTCCTTCCGGTGTTCTCGGTAGAGAATGGCGAGGAAGGCCCCGAGCGGAAAGAGTCCGATAATGACGAGTAACAGCCCGACAACGACGGTTCCG
This genomic stretch from Natrinema sp. SYSU A 869 harbors:
- a CDS encoding DUF2182 domain-containing protein, which gives rise to MMLAMMLPALVPAVRRYRDVLCDEPSVFLPSIAAFLGAYGLVWTLVGAVPLAIEFLVSIHGLLTATVLGVSVGTFVVGGLLAFAGGYQFTSLKRDVLERCGCCRSVPHRPAATHMARDGLEYAVNCVTCTWPLFALMVVLGTMNPLVMVGLTLVVSLERLAPDGEDVAIALGVVLLGAAAFTLLFGVPGL
- a CDS encoding Glu/Leu/Phe/Val dehydrogenase dimerization domain-containing protein, with translation MTTDTDPANDEQSRTDPDLDAPWTYAMTAARRLSLPDEIEQRLLYPRHRQRITVQFERDDGTLGTCDGYRVRHDGVRGPYVGPHRYTPGLTGDDCAGLAAATTVSAALAGIPFGGAAGGVAVDPATLSRDERVRLTRSYAASVTGVGPDSDVFVPDVGTDERTMAQFADAVADRVDGPRNATVAGKPPAIGGFREITRASGQSIAHVTQDVLETDRDRSLSDATIAVYGTGPLGATAARLLEFRGGTVVAMCSDQAGLTAPDDEDGLDADLAPSYLERPGALAEYDDGEMIGTRNVLERNVDALVLSAPATVVTAKNADAIQADLVVEGATGSVTPGGQRALEDRDIAVIPDVLATAGTMIAAHLEWVRSVGRDRQSDARVSNEFGYALTDAVDDVRDRRKRCELSWREAAYSVGVSRVAAAHEVVQ
- a CDS encoding PadR family transcriptional regulator yields the protein MSNHTPPNTDGGDESSPNDSDEPLPDDGEHPATDDGTDPQPLTNLTGFKRDQLFVIRMLADRNPHGLVIKDELDYYYDDEITQGRLYQNLAELIEEGYVEKHPLDGRTNAYRPSTRGNERLEEHYEWERRCLFCDCP